TATTGCACTTGCATAATAACAAAATTGCCACAGTGCATCCGAGTTCATTCATGTTCCAGTTGGCTCTTCGGGAACTTATTCTTTCCACCAATAAACTCTCCAGTTTTCAAGAGATTGCTATAGGTGTAAAAAACTTGTCCCAACTTACCATTCTGGATCTGGGTAACAATAGCATCTCTGCCCCATGTGCTGGTCCTTCCTTGCTCAGTTTCCCCTTCCTGAGGAATCTCAGTTTGAATAGAAATGTCATTCACAGTTTAGACTTGTCCAATTGTTCCTTTCCTAGCTTGCAACAACTGGACCTAAGTATTAATAATATGTCAGAACTGAAAGCTGGATCCTTTCAATCCACTCCTGCTTTGATAGAACTGTCTTTAGACTCAAACTTTCTAAAGGTCTCTGAGCTTATCAACATATCCCTTCCTAACCTGACTATGTTGCATTTATCAAGTATGCATCCATCATTAAGCACAAATTTATCAGTAGCTTGCTCTGTCTTCCAAAGTTTTCCATCCTTAATTTCTTTGGATATCAAACGTTCCAAGTTTAGCTATACTCAGTTGAGACAGTTGGGCTCTTGCACTAACCTCACCTGGTTGACTCTGTCTACCTCACAGTTTAAGTACctggaaaataaaacatttgaaacATTTCAGAACTTAAAGTATCTTTCTATGGATAAGTGCAAGATATTGAAACTCCGTTCTAGTACTTGGGGGAAAGGGTTACCATTGCAAACCCTGATCCTGAGTAGAAATGACATTGATGAATTAGATGATTATGCTTTTGCTGCTTTGAAGAATTTAAGCTATTTGGACTTATCAAAGAACCGCCTGACCAATCTAcaaacaaaatctttttttggCATGGCAGCATTGCGGACACTTATTCTTCATACCTGCCAGATCACAGCTGTAACCCGCGACACTTTCACCTATGCTCGTAAGATGGAGTTTTTAGATTTGAGGTTTAACAGCATTACACGAATCAAGGATTATGCCTTTTCACGCCTGCATGTGAAGACTCTCTTGCTTTCAGGAAATAGAATTTTGACTGTTCAGAGCTCTGCTTTTCGGAACCTCAGTTCTCTAAAATACCTTGCCTTGGATCAAAATCTCATATATAAGTTTTCTGAGTCAGTCTTTAAACCCCTGAAGCAGCTGCAAACATTAGATCTCAGTTATAACCGTCTCTTTACTTACAACAAATATGATACTCCAAGCCCTTTTCAGGGTCTCCACTCCCTTGTGAAACTGGATATTAGTTTTCAGACACCTAAATTACCAATCCACTCACCAGATAAACTTTTCCAAGGGCTGGAGAATCTAAAATTTCTGTCTTTGAAAGGAAACCCCAGCAGTGTGCTTTCCCGCCTTTCATTTATCAATTTTACCACTCTCGAATCCCTAGACCTCTCTGAAATCCAGCCAGGGAAACGTGGCTTTTGGGAACTCCATTCACATTTTTTTCAAGGATTAACTAACCTACATAATCTCTGGTTAGAAGATAGTGCCATCCCAGATCTATCTGAAGAAATCTTTTCTGGTTTGACCTCTTTGGAACAGCTGGACCTAAGCAACAATGATTTGAAGAACTTCAGTAAAGAAATGTTTGGTCAACTTCCCTCTCTGAAGTATTTGGATGTTTCTGGAAATCCACTGATATGCTCTTGTGAGAATGCATGGTTCCAAAACTGGTCAAAATCTGTGCCAAATGTTCAAATAGCCTTGCTGGATAGCTATTATTGCTTTGGTCCTGGGTTGACTAATCGTCTTTTTGCTGATGAAGACTTATCCTTCTG
Above is a window of Ahaetulla prasina isolate Xishuangbanna chromosome 4, ASM2864084v1, whole genome shotgun sequence DNA encoding:
- the LOC131196910 gene encoding toll-like receptor 13 isoform X2: MKPTVNLKPAHMPNAFIIMPALNEIPLKLCILLLLLTWIQWDVDCFGFKNCVLSPNRTGLAVCTGHAIVNLNSAIASLPNVTYWLNASHNLIEMLNSTTFSHLPGLLKLYLDHNNISHIEPNTFQSLEGLEVLDLSWNQLTAIGPALLANLKHLCVLHLHNNKIATVHPSSFMFQLALRELILSTNKLSSFQEIAIGVKNLSQLTILDLGNNSISAPCAGPSLLSFPFLRNLSLNRNVIHSLDLSNCSFPSLQQLDLSINNMSELKAGSFQSTPALIELSLDSNFLKVSELINISLPNLTMLHLSSMHPSLSTNLSVACSVFQSFPSLISLDIKRSKFSYTQLRQLGSCTNLTWLTLSTSQFKYLENKTFETFQNLKYLSMDKCKILKLRSSTWGKGLPLQTLILSRNDIDELDDYAFAALKNLSYLDLSKNRLTNLQTKSFFGMAALRTLILHTCQITAVTRDTFTYARKMEFLDLRFNSITRIKDYAFSRLHVKTLLLSGNRILTVQSSAFRNLSSLKYLALDQNLIYKFSESVFKPLKQLQTLDLSYNRLFTYNKYDTPSPFQGLHSLVKLDISFQTPKLPIHSPDKLFQGLENLKFLSLKGNPSSVLSRLSFINFTTLESLDLSEIQPGKRGFWELHSHFFQGLTNLHNLWLEDSAIPDLSEEIFSGLTSLEQLDLSNNDLKNFSKEMFGQLPSLKYLDVSGNPLICSCENAWFQNWSKSVPNVQIALLDSYYCFGPGLTNRLFADEDLSFCFENWEMYLFIATTVTILLFLLPSLIYAKLGWTFRYAFYLLRGWGYNQLRPKGRDYQYDAYISCCSHDYKWVIDNILEKLEKQHEPCFRFCFGPRDFAPGQYYIDNVQNGISRSRKTLCLVSRNYLESEWCSLEIQLACSNIYYHGYDPLVVVFKEEIPNYSTIGIVQPSPHPCGILFRKRSACWSTRSMRNPTLQNIRLPAYQKQQG
- the LOC131196910 gene encoding toll-like receptor 13 isoform X1, with protein sequence MKPTVNLKPAHMPNAFIIMPALNEIPLKLCILLLLLTWIQWDVDCFGFKNCVLSPNRTGLAVCTGHAIVNLNSAIASLPNVTYWLNASHNLIEMLNSTTFSHLPGLLKLYLDHNNISHIEPNTFQSLEGLEVLDLSWNQLTAIGPALLANLKHLCVLHLHNNKIATVHPSSFMFQLALRELILSTNKLSSFQEIAIGVKNLSQLTILDLGNNSISAPCAGPSLLSFPFLRNLSLNRNVIHSLDLSNCSFPSLQQLDLSINNMSELKAGSFQSTPALIELSLDSNFLKVSELINISLPNLTMLHLSSMHPSLSTNLSVACSVFQSFPSLISLDIKRSKFSYTQLRQLGSCTNLTWLTLSTSQFKYLENKTFETFQNLKYLSMDKCKILKLRSSTWGKGLPLQTLILSRNDIDELDDYAFAALKNLSYLDLSKNRLTNLQTKSFFGMAALRTLILHTCQITAVTRDTFTYARKMEFLDLRFNSITRIKDYAFSRLHVKTLLLSGNRILTVQSSAFRNLSSLKYLALDQNLIYKFSESVFKPLKQLQTLDLSYNRLFTYNKYDTPSPFQGLHSLVKLDISFQTPKLPIHSPDKLFQGLENLKFLSLKGNPSSVLSRLSFINFTTLESLDLSEIQPGKRGFWELHSHFFQGLTNLHNLWLEDSAIPDLSEEIFSGLTSLEQLDLSNNDLKNFSKEMFGQLPSLKYLDVSGNPLICSCENAWFQNWSKSVPNVQIALLDSYYCFGPGLTNRLFADEDLSFCFENWEMYLFIATTVTILLFLLPSLIYAKLGWTFRYAFYLLRGWGYNQLRPKGRDYQYDAYISCCSHDYKWVIDNILEKLEKQHEPCFRFCFGPRDFAPGQYYIDNVQNGISRSRKTLCLVSRNYLESEWCSLEIQLACSNIYYHGYDPLVVVFKEEIPNYRLSPYHRLRKLIKQESYLTWPEDPEAEDIFWTKLCGALGSERQLNVTPFTVTE